CCTGTACCTATCAACGAAAGCCCTTTTTTATGGCCTATTTGAGCTATTTGGGGGATTTCCATTTTTTGACTACAAGCTTTGCTATATTTGGAATGGATGTGAAGATCAGCCAAAAAGGAGTTTTCTAAAAGTTCTTTTGAAGGGAAGGTTTGATTTTTTTTTGACATTTTTTCAAATTTTTTATTTTTCAATTCTATCAAACTTAAAAATTTTGTCAATTCTATAGAGTAAGAAGGTTCTTTCCCTTGACAAAACCTGAAAATATATTTTATTTTTAAATAAGACAGAGTAAAAATTTAAATGAAGAGGGAGGTCAGAATAAATGGCTTTTCAGGAAATTGCTAATTTAGAAGAAAAAATAGATGCACTTATTGCTTTGGTAATCCAACTTAGGAATGAAAAAGAGGAGCTTATAAATAAACTAAAAACCAAAGAGGAGGAAAATGCAAGACTTATAGAGGAAATAGAAAGGAGGGAGGAGGAAAGAAAGGTTTTAAAAGAAAAAATTGGTAGTTTGATAGAGAAACTCTCCCAAATATAGATTTTAAAGATAGATGTAAAAGCCTATGTTAAATTCAAAAGAAGTAGTTTTTGAGTTTTTAGGACAAAGATTTATCTTCCGAGCTACTATCTCGGAAGAAGAAATAACAGAGGTGCTTGGTTATTTAGAGGAAAAAAAGAAAGAGGTAGAGAAGATTAAAAAAGTTCCTACTTTTAAGCTGGCGGTTTGGCTACTTTTACAGGTAGCACATGATTATGTAAAGCTTAAAAGAGAAAAAGAAGAGTTAGAAGAATACCTTAGGGGACAAATTTTAAA
Above is a genomic segment from Thermodesulfobacterium commune DSM 2178 containing:
- the zapB gene encoding cell division protein ZapB — its product is MAFQEIANLEEKIDALIALVIQLRNEKEELINKLKTKEEENARLIEEIERREEERKVLKEKIGSLIEKLSQI
- the zapA gene encoding cell division protein ZapA produces the protein MLNSKEVVFEFLGQRFIFRATISEEEITEVLGYLEEKKKEVEKIKKVPTFKLAVWLLLQVAHDYVKLKREKEELEEYLRGQILKLGEFLEQEKPSLGCS